The Nitrospirota bacterium genome contains the following window.
GGGGGGACGACCCCCGGCTTGCGTGCGTTCTGAAGCGCCGGGAGCCCAGGGTGCACTTCGCCCTGGTCTGCGCGTCCTCCTCCTGCCCGCCCATCGGTGTCTACACGCCGGAGACCATCGAGGAGGACCTCGACGTCGCCGCGCGCACCTTCCTCAACGCCGGAGGGGTGGAGGTGGACAGGACCGCGGGAAGGGTGCGCATCTCGCGCATCTTCAAGTGGTACGGAAAGGACTTCGGCCCCACCCTGCCCGAGAGGCTGCGCTTTGTCGGTCGGTACCTGTACCGGGAGGAGGACAGGGAGTTCCTGCTCAATGAGGCTGAGAACATCGGGGTGACCTACCAGGACTACGACTGGCGGTTGAACCGGTATTGACCCTTTCCTTCGTGACGGCAACTCGTCCCGGTCGCCCTGAATGTCATGCGGGTAGCGCGTTGTCCCGGACGTGTTCGAGGCCGGCGCAAGGCGGCTCGCGCCGTCTGAGTGGAGCATTCCTTACGGCGGAAGAGAGGAAAACCGCTAGAAATATCTCTGCCCGTTTATGATATCGGCTTTCTCTATCACGTATGTATCGCCCTCTGTCTTTCCCTCAAGAGGGAGCGGATAGCAGCTTCCCGCACCCTTGAGATTATGCATGGAATAGCGCTCTCCGCACGCGACGCAGACGAGGTGCTTGTCCTCTACCCTGTAGCCGAGCTTCTTCGGGTAGCACTTGGCGCAGGCGTCGAAGTACGACTCCACGCGCCCGTTTACCTTGACCAGGAGATAGTCTATCCGTGTGCCCTCGTGCTCAAGGGAGTAAAACACGGGAGTTTCCTCCCGGAGCGTGCTTATGGAAAACCGGATTTCGTCCCCCGAGGAAGGGGCCGCCGGATATTCGGGTTTCCGGGCGCAGGATGAAAGCGCAAGCACGAGGGCCGCAAAAGCGCATGCCTTGAGTGTTCGAGCCACTACATCTTCCCTTTCATCATGGCGCCCAGGACC
Protein-coding sequences here:
- a CDS encoding Fe-S-containing protein gives rise to the protein MARTLKACAFAALVLALSSCARKPEYPAAPSSGDEIRFSISTLREETPVFYSLEHEGTRIDYLLVKVNGRVESYFDACAKCYPKKLGYRVEDKHLVCVACGERYSMHNLKGAGSCYPLPLEGKTEGDTYVIEKADIINGQRYF